CGAGCGCGAGATCAGTGACGGAGCGCGCGAACGGGCCGAGATGATCGAGGCTTGCCACGAACGGGAACGAGCGCGCCCGCGACAGCCGGCCATAGGTCGGCTTCAATCCGAAGATGCCGCAGAAGGACGACGGCACGCGGATCGAGCCATTGGTGTCCGATCCAAGCGCGATCGGCACCAGCGCGCCGCCGACGGCGCTGCCCGAACCGCCGGAGGAGCCGCCGGTCATCCGCGTCGTATCATGCGGATTGCGCGAGGGGCCGTCATGGACGTTCTCGCCGGTGAAGTCATAGGCGTATTCGCCCATGTTGAGTGCGCCGACCAGAACCGCGCCAGCCGCTTCCATGCGCTCGATCAGCGTGGCATCGCGCTTGGCAGGAGCGAGGTCGCGATTGATCTTCGAGCCGGCGCGCGTCGGGAGGCCCGCAACATCAAAGAGGTTCTTCACCGCGAAGGGCACGCCGGCGAGCGGGCCCGCCTCCTTTCCCGCCGCGATGTCGGCATCGATCGCGCGCGCTTTCGCACGGGCGCGATCGGCGGTGACGTCGGTGAAGGAATTGAGGACGCCGTCGTGCTGCGTGATGCGCGCGAGCGCGGCTTCGGTGGCAGCGAGCGCCGACAATTGACCACCGGCCACCGCTTTCGCGATGTCGGCAGCATTCATCTCTGGCTTGGTGGTCATGACGACGTCAGGCCGTGAAGATCGGCGCCGGCTCGGTCTCATCCGGCAGCGCGAATTCGTCGACGAGACGGGCAAGCCGCAGCGAGACTTCGAGGTTGGCTCGCACCGCGGGCCTCCAGGCCTCCTCGACCGGCAGCGCCAGCGCTTGCGATACGGCGTCGATATAGTCGTCCAGGGGTTCGGCCATCACGCTCTCAAACAATCAGTGCACTTTCAGTGTATCTGCCAACGGCGGATGCGGGATCGCCGTCAGCAGCTCCTTGGTGTCGTCGTCCTTGAGTTCGCGGAGCACCTGCTCGACGATCCATCCCGTCCGCATCACAATGACACGATCGCACCGCAAGCGCATCACATTCAAATCATGCGAGACGAACTGGTGCGGGAAACGGTCGAGCAGATTGTGCGGCAGTCCGAAGTCCCTTCAAAAAGTGCGAAAACAACCCCATGCACAGTAGAATGGGATTGATTTCATTGGAGAATATCCGCCGGATATCCGGTCATTGCGAGCGCGGCGAAGCAATCCGGCATCTCTCCGCGGAGACAGTCCGGATAGCTTCGCTGCGCTCGCAATGACGGGTTCGATGGAGCGCTCACCCCGGCCAGATCAGCTCCTGCAGCGCGACCAGATCCGCCGCCTTCTCCTGCCAGCCCTCGATCCAGATGTGGCTGTTGAGGTCGCTGGCGCGGTGCAGCAGCATCAGGGCCATCAGGCGGCGCTTGAGCGCGAAATCGAGC
This genomic stretch from Bradyrhizobium sp. CCGB12 harbors:
- a CDS encoding DUF4089 domain-containing protein; amino-acid sequence: MAEPLDDYIDAVSQALALPVEEAWRPAVRANLEVSLRLARLVDEFALPDETEPAPIFTA